In a single window of the Amia ocellicauda isolate fAmiCal2 chromosome 20, fAmiCal2.hap1, whole genome shotgun sequence genome:
- the mapk8a gene encoding mitogen-activated protein kinase 8 isoform X3: MNRNKREKEYYSLDVGDSTFTVLKRYQNLRPIGSGAQGIVCSAYDHILERNVAIKKLSRPFQNQTHAKRAYRELVLMKCVNHKNIIGLLNVFTPQKTLEEFQDVYLVMELMDANLCQVIQMELDHERLSYLLYQMLCGIKHLHSAGIIHRDLKPSNIVVKSDCTLKILDFGLARTAATGLLMTPYVVTRYYRAPEVILGMGYQANVDVWSIGCIMAEMVRGSVLFPGTDHIDQWNKVIEQLGTPSQEFLMKLNQSVRTYVENRPRYAGYSFEKLFPDVLFPADSEHNKLKASQARDLLSKMLVIDASRRISVDEALQHPYINVWYDPAEVEAPPPLITDKQLDEREHTVEEWKELIYKEVLEWEERTKNGVIRGQPASLAQVQQ; this comes from the exons ATGAATAGAAATAAGCGTGAGAAAGAATACTACAGTTTAGATGTTGGGGATTCAACTTTTACTGTTTTGAAACGCTACCAGAATTTAAGACCCATTGGGTCTGGGGCCCAAGGAATTGTCTG ctcCGCATATGACCACATCCTTGAGCGAAATGTTGCAATTAAGAAACTTAGTCGGCCTTTTCAAAATCAGACTCACGCAAAAAGAGCTTATAGGGAACTGGTGCTTATGAAGTGTGTCAACCACAAAAAT ATCATAGgactattaaatgtatttacaccACAGAAAACACTTGAAGAATTCCAAGATGT ATACCTTGTGATGGAGCTGATGGATGCCAATCTTTGTCAAGTGATTCAGATGGAGTTGGATCACGAGAGATTGTCGTATCTACTGTATCAAATGCTTTGTGGTATCAAACATCTTCATTCAGCTGGAATCATACACAGG gaTTTAAAACCCAGTAATATTGTAGTAAAGTCAGATTGCACTCTGAAGATCCTTGACTTTGGATTGGCCAGGACGGCAGCCACAGGTTTATTGATGACTCCGTATGTGGTGACACGTTATTACAGAGCACCTGAGGTCATCCTTGGAATGGGATACCAAGCCAATG tTGATGTCTGGTCAATTGGCTGCATCATGGCAGAAATGGTCAGAGGTAGTGTGTTGTTTCCTGGCACAGATC ATATTGATCAGTGGAACAAAGTTATAGAACAGTTAGGAACACCTTCCCAGGAGTTTTTGATGAAACTCAACCAGTCTGTTCGGACCTATGTGGAGAACAGGCCCAGGTATGCTGGGTACAGTTTTGAAAAGCTTTTCCCAGATGTCCTTTTCCCAGCTGACTCGGAGCACAACAAGCTCAAAG CCAGCCAGGCAAGAGACCTATTATCTAAAATGCTTGTAATAGATGCATCCAGGCGAATCTCTGTGGATGAAGCTCTTCAGCATCCATACATTAATGTTTGGTATGATCCGGCTGAAGTGGAAGCA CCTCCTCCACTTATTACTGATAAGCAGCTGGATGAAAGAGAACACACTGTTGAAGAATGGAAAG agtTAATATACAAGGAAGTCCTTGAGTGGGAGGAGAGGACAAAAAATGGAGTGATCCGAGGACAACCGGCCTCTTTAG CACAGGTGCAGCAATGA
- the mapk8a gene encoding mitogen-activated protein kinase 8 isoform X1 produces the protein MNRNKREKEYYSLDVGDSTFTVLKRYQNLRPIGSGAQGIVCSAYDHILERNVAIKKLSRPFQNQTHAKRAYRELVLMKCVNHKNIIGLLNVFTPQKTLEEFQDVYLVMELMDANLCQVIQMELDHERLSYLLYQMLCGIKHLHSAGIIHRDLKPSNIVVKSDCTLKILDFGLARTAATGLLMTPYVVTRYYRAPEVILGMGYQANVDVWSIGCIMAEMVRGSVLFPGTDHIDQWNKVIEQLGTPSQEFLMKLNQSVRTYVENRPRYAGYSFEKLFPDVLFPADSEHNKLKASQARDLLSKMLVIDASRRISVDEALQHPYINVWYDPAEVEAPPPLITDKQLDEREHTVEEWKELIYKEVLEWEERTKNGVIRGQPASLGAAMINGSQHPSSSSSVNDVSSMSTDPTLASDTDSSLETSAGPLGCCR, from the exons ATGAATAGAAATAAGCGTGAGAAAGAATACTACAGTTTAGATGTTGGGGATTCAACTTTTACTGTTTTGAAACGCTACCAGAATTTAAGACCCATTGGGTCTGGGGCCCAAGGAATTGTCTG ctcCGCATATGACCACATCCTTGAGCGAAATGTTGCAATTAAGAAACTTAGTCGGCCTTTTCAAAATCAGACTCACGCAAAAAGAGCTTATAGGGAACTGGTGCTTATGAAGTGTGTCAACCACAAAAAT ATCATAGgactattaaatgtatttacaccACAGAAAACACTTGAAGAATTCCAAGATGT ATACCTTGTGATGGAGCTGATGGATGCCAATCTTTGTCAAGTGATTCAGATGGAGTTGGATCACGAGAGATTGTCGTATCTACTGTATCAAATGCTTTGTGGTATCAAACATCTTCATTCAGCTGGAATCATACACAGG gaTTTAAAACCCAGTAATATTGTAGTAAAGTCAGATTGCACTCTGAAGATCCTTGACTTTGGATTGGCCAGGACGGCAGCCACAGGTTTATTGATGACTCCGTATGTGGTGACACGTTATTACAGAGCACCTGAGGTCATCCTTGGAATGGGATACCAAGCCAATG tTGATGTCTGGTCAATTGGCTGCATCATGGCAGAAATGGTCAGAGGTAGTGTGTTGTTTCCTGGCACAGATC ATATTGATCAGTGGAACAAAGTTATAGAACAGTTAGGAACACCTTCCCAGGAGTTTTTGATGAAACTCAACCAGTCTGTTCGGACCTATGTGGAGAACAGGCCCAGGTATGCTGGGTACAGTTTTGAAAAGCTTTTCCCAGATGTCCTTTTCCCAGCTGACTCGGAGCACAACAAGCTCAAAG CCAGCCAGGCAAGAGACCTATTATCTAAAATGCTTGTAATAGATGCATCCAGGCGAATCTCTGTGGATGAAGCTCTTCAGCATCCATACATTAATGTTTGGTATGATCCGGCTGAAGTGGAAGCA CCTCCTCCACTTATTACTGATAAGCAGCTGGATGAAAGAGAACACACTGTTGAAGAATGGAAAG agtTAATATACAAGGAAGTCCTTGAGTGGGAGGAGAGGACAAAAAATGGAGTGATCCGAGGACAACCGGCCTCTTTAG GTGCAGCAATGATTAATGGCTCCCAGCATCCATCGTCGTCCTCGTCCGTCAACGACGTCTCCTCCATGTCTACAGATCCCACATTGGCTTCCGACACAGACAGCAGTTTAGAAACATCCGCCGGACCACTGGGATGCTGCAGATGA
- the mapk8a gene encoding mitogen-activated protein kinase 8 isoform X2 gives MNRNKREKEYYSLDVGDSTFTVLKRYQNLRPIGSGAQGIVCSAYDHILERNVAIKKLSRPFQNQTHAKRAYRELVLMKCVNHKNIIGLLNVFTPQKTLEEFQDVYLVMELMDANLCQVIQMELDHERLSYLLYQMLCGIKHLHSAGIIHRDLKPSNIVVKSDCTLKILDFGLARTAATGLLMTPYVVTRYYRAPEVILGMGYQANVDIWSVGCIMAEMVRHKILFPGRDYIDQWNKVIEQLGTPSQEFLMKLNQSVRTYVENRPRYAGYSFEKLFPDVLFPADSEHNKLKASQARDLLSKMLVIDASRRISVDEALQHPYINVWYDPAEVEAPPPLITDKQLDEREHTVEEWKELIYKEVLEWEERTKNGVIRGQPASLGAAMINGSQHPSSSSSVNDVSSMSTDPTLASDTDSSLETSAGPLGCCR, from the exons ATGAATAGAAATAAGCGTGAGAAAGAATACTACAGTTTAGATGTTGGGGATTCAACTTTTACTGTTTTGAAACGCTACCAGAATTTAAGACCCATTGGGTCTGGGGCCCAAGGAATTGTCTG ctcCGCATATGACCACATCCTTGAGCGAAATGTTGCAATTAAGAAACTTAGTCGGCCTTTTCAAAATCAGACTCACGCAAAAAGAGCTTATAGGGAACTGGTGCTTATGAAGTGTGTCAACCACAAAAAT ATCATAGgactattaaatgtatttacaccACAGAAAACACTTGAAGAATTCCAAGATGT ATACCTTGTGATGGAGCTGATGGATGCCAATCTTTGTCAAGTGATTCAGATGGAGTTGGATCACGAGAGATTGTCGTATCTACTGTATCAAATGCTTTGTGGTATCAAACATCTTCATTCAGCTGGAATCATACACAGG gaTTTAAAACCCAGTAATATTGTAGTAAAGTCAGATTGCACTCTGAAGATCCTTGACTTTGGATTGGCCAGGACGGCAGCCACAGGTTTATTGATGACTCCGTATGTGGTGACACGTTATTACAGAGCACCTGAGGTCATCCTTGGAATGGGATACCAAGCCAATG TGGATATATGGTCTGTGGGGTGCATTATGGCAGAAATGGTTCGCCACAAAATCCTTTTTCCAGGAAGGGACT ATATTGATCAGTGGAACAAAGTTATAGAACAGTTAGGAACACCTTCCCAGGAGTTTTTGATGAAACTCAACCAGTCTGTTCGGACCTATGTGGAGAACAGGCCCAGGTATGCTGGGTACAGTTTTGAAAAGCTTTTCCCAGATGTCCTTTTCCCAGCTGACTCGGAGCACAACAAGCTCAAAG CCAGCCAGGCAAGAGACCTATTATCTAAAATGCTTGTAATAGATGCATCCAGGCGAATCTCTGTGGATGAAGCTCTTCAGCATCCATACATTAATGTTTGGTATGATCCGGCTGAAGTGGAAGCA CCTCCTCCACTTATTACTGATAAGCAGCTGGATGAAAGAGAACACACTGTTGAAGAATGGAAAG agtTAATATACAAGGAAGTCCTTGAGTGGGAGGAGAGGACAAAAAATGGAGTGATCCGAGGACAACCGGCCTCTTTAG GTGCAGCAATGATTAATGGCTCCCAGCATCCATCGTCGTCCTCGTCCGTCAACGACGTCTCCTCCATGTCTACAGATCCCACATTGGCTTCCGACACAGACAGCAGTTTAGAAACATCCGCCGGACCACTGGGATGCTGCAGATGA
- the LOC136716182 gene encoding rho GTPase-activating protein 22 isoform X2, whose translation MYLIPEVRALLLCSSCTVAYHDFCAIAGDCGVQQCCEKTPGIFGQRLEDTVQYEKKFGQRLAPLLVEQCVDFIREQGLDEEGLFRMPGQANLVKELQDAFDCGDKPLFDSNTDVHTVASLLKLYLRELPEPVIPFAKYEDFLSCAQLLAKDEEEGKQELVKQVKTLPQANYNLLKYICKFLDEVQSHSNENKMSVQNLATVFGPNILRPKMEDPLTIMEGTSLVQHLMTVLISEHERLYICTDTEASVGQQEVRAQAQRSMVEWISEEDLQGCPAKSKASNISEDLCSSATSLDVNVSTPVTVPKLTSQAKGEAALSPSKQIKPLPTWKYSFKGSGVRASPAKLGGSSVDIPNLSSSGNWLINGLSSLRGHRRTSSGERVKDSGSSQRLSTYDNVTVSSLSVPSVASTPWSTSSCDISVPESGSSCNASDSSGLDCGKVEWCEPVSQVQSEKKPSELEDSNERLELCLDSCSEDSNQVASSNEAASGSKALTSLVTELKDELRKQKMEYETRIRRLEDSSTSLSVQMERLEEELDQERKRYSMLEIKLRNSERAREDAERRNQLLQKEMEEFFSTLGDLTLGTRTSKV comes from the exons ATGTATCTCATTCCTGAAGTAAGGGCTTTGCTTCTGTGTAGCTCTTGTACTGTGGCTTACCATGACTTTTGTGCAATTGCTGGTGACTGTGGTGTACAGCAGTGCTGTGAGAAAACTCCAG GAATATTTGGCCAGCGTTTAGAGGACACCGTGCAATACGAGAAAAAGTTTGGCCAGCGCCTGGCTCCCTTACTGGTGGAGCAGTGTGTGGATTTCATAAGAGAGCAAGGCTTAGATGAAGAGGGGCTCTTTCGCATGCCAGGCCAAGCCAACTTAGTCAAGGAACTCCAGGACGCCTTTGATTGCGGAGACAAACCTCTTTTTGATAG TAACACTGATGTCCACACAGTGGCATCTCTCCTGAAGTTATATCTCCGCGAACTGCCTGAGCCTGTCATCCCCTTTGCCAAGTATGAAGACTTTCTCTCCTGCGCTCAACTGTTAGCCAAGGATGAGGAGGAG GGCAAACAGGAGCTGGTTAAACAGGTGAAGACCCTTCCTCAGGCTAATTACAACCTTCTTAAGTATATATGCAA ATTCCTTGATGAAGTTCAGTCACATTCAAACGAAAATAAAATGAGTGTTCAGAACCTTGCCACAGTTTTTGGACCAAATATACTTCGACCTAAAATGGAAGACCCATTGACTATCATGGAAG GGACCTCTCTTGTACAACACCTCATGACCGTGCTCATCAGCGAACATGAACGGCTGTACATCTGCACCGACACCGAGGCCTCTGTGGGGCAGCAGGAGGTGAGAGCTCAGGCCCAGCGCAGCATGGTGGAGTGGATCTCTGAGGAAGACCTGCAGGGCTGCCCAGCCAAGAGCAAGGCCTCCAACATTAGTGAGGACCTCTGTAGCAGTGCCACCTCACTGGACGTTAACGTCAGCACTCCTGTAACTGTGCCCAAACTCACATCTCAGGCAAAGGGAGAGGCGGCCCTCAGCCCCAGTAAACAGATTAAACCTCTTCCGACTTGGAAATATTCCTTCAAAGGTTCTGGGGTGAGAGCTAGCCCGGCCAAGCTGGGTGGGTCCTCTGTGGATATCCCCAACTTGTCATCTAGTGGGAACTGGTTAATAAACGGGTTGTCATCCCTGCGTGGCCACAGACGGACTTCCTCAGGAGAACGAGTGAAAGACTCAGGGTCCTCCCAAAGACTGTCAACGTACGACAACGTGACGGTGTCCAGTCTGAGCGTGCCAAGTGTAGCCAGTACACCGTGGTCCACATCCTCCTGTGACATCTCTGTCCCAGAGTCTGGGAGCAGTTGCAATGCCAGTGATTCTTCAGGGCTCGACTGTGGGAAAGTGGAGTGGTGTGAACCAGTGTCTCAGGTGCAGAGCGAGAAAAAGCCCTCAGAGCTGGAGGACAGCAATGAGAGGCTGGAACTGTGTCTGGACAGTTGCAGCGAGGACAGTAACCAAGTGGCATCATCAAATGAGGCTGCCAGTGGCTCAAAAGCCCTCACCAGCTTGGTCACAGAGCTTAAGGATGAATTGAGGAAGCAGAAGATGGAGTATGAAACCAGGATACGAAG ACTGGAAGACTCAAGTACGTCGCTGTCTGTGCAAATGGAGAGGCTGGAGGAGGAGTTGGATCAAGAAAGGAAGAGATACAGCATGCTTGAAATCAAACTTCGCAATTCAGAACGAGCGCGTGAGGATGCCGAGAGAAGAAACCAACTGCTGCAGAAGGAAATGGAGGAGTTTTTCTCGACACTGGGGGATTTAACCCTGGGAACAAGGACAAGCAAAGTTTGA